DNA sequence from the Penaeus monodon isolate SGIC_2016 chromosome 28, NSTDA_Pmon_1, whole genome shotgun sequence genome:
NNNNNNNNNNNNNNNNNNNNNNNNNNNNNNNNNNNNNNNNNNNNNNNNNNNNNNNNNNNNNNNNNNNNNNNNNNNNNNNNNNNNNTTCagtcccctttttgatttttatgatggGAGGGGGTTTCAGaaaagagggtaaaggggaattttttccgGGGAATGGCATTTAAACCAGGGTTTAAAGGGACTTTCAAAACCCTGTAATGTGCCTTTCATCCATGGTAATGGAACTGTCATCAAAGATAATGGGACTTTTTATTAAGAACGGGACTTTCATCCAGGCTAATGGGAATTTCATCTAGGCTAATGGGATTATCCATCCAGGGTAATGGGACTTTCATTTGAAGTAATGGGACTTTCATTTGAAGTAATTCATCCAGGCTATTGGGACTTTCATCCAGGGCAATGGCACTTTCATCCAGGGTAATGGCACTTTCATCCAGGGTAATGGGAATTTCATCCAGGGTAATGAGACTTTCATCCAGGGAAAGGAANNNNNNNNNNNNNNNNNNNNNNNNNNNNNNNNNNNNNNNNNNNNNNNNNNNNNNNNNNNNNNNNNNNNNNNNNNNNNNNNNNNNNNNNNNNNNNNNNNNNNNNNNNNNNNNNNNNNNNNNNNNNNNNNNNNNNNNNGCAGGGTACATCAGTGAAAACAATGGAGACGGTAACGacagtgataatagtgaaaaacaaacagaatatcAAATCGGCAgtgtaataatagtggtgatcaAAACCTTATGTTTTGTTACCATGAACACATGGGCTAAATTGCTTGTCTGTGaccagatgaaaaaataataaacgccCATGTGCATGCATATTGtcattttgacattttttttctcttatttcatagTTTCGTTTGGGTGTTTCTTTTGTAGATACTTTGGTTGTTTTCGGCCGGTGGATTGTTGAAGGACCTCCGAGTTGTTTCGTTACTTGAGGTGGCTAGCGAATCAGTAAGGGCGTAAGGCTGCTCGTTCGGAGGTggtggggtaaggggagggggggtgtaagggTCGCTGATCACTGGTACAACAGGCAGGGAGANNNNNNNNNNNNNNNNNNNNNNNNNNNNNNNNNNNNNNNNNNNNNNNNNNNNNNNNNNNNNNNNNNNNNNNNNNNNNNNNNNNNNNNNNNNNNNNNNNNNNNNNNNNNNNNNNNNNNNNNNNNNNNNNNNNNNNNNNNNNNNNNNNNNNNNNNNNNNGTNNNNNNNNNNNNNNNNNNNNNNNNNNNNNNNNNNNNNNNNNNNNNNNNNNNNNNNNNNNNNNNNNNNNNNNNNNNNNNNNNNNNNNNNNNNNNNNNNNNNCAAGTCCGACAGGCGGGAGCTGGTTCGTTTACGTTCTCACAGAATCAGCTGTTTTATGAGTAAGATGTTTTCCTTACTAATTCTTTCATGTGTCGTCACTCTGTTAAGGTGtaagcataaatattattatcattatattccttGATTAAATGTGAGATATCTGATGATTCGCCGTGGTCAGACCTGATCTCAAGTTCACTCGTCATATGTAGACATACTTAGTTCCTGCTGTTTTGTTGTGTTCATTTAGTCAATGATTATCCCAGGGTTACTATAGACTTTGGATTAGGGACCCCTAACGCTCTTTGTCTGTTGTTTATATACCAGTCAGAACCAGCTCCCACTTTCATCAGTCAGATCANNNNNNNNNNNNNNNNNNNNNNNNNNNNNNNNNNNNNNNNNNNNNNNNNNNNNNNNNNNNNNNNNNNNNNNNNNNNNNNNNNNNNNNNNNNNNNNNNNNNNNNNNNNNNNNNNNNNNNNNNNNNNNNNNNNNNNNNNNNNNNNNNNNNNNNNNNNNNNNNNNNNNNNNNNNNNNNNNNNNNNNNNNNNNNNNNNNNNNNNNNNNNNNNNNNNNNNNNNNNNNNNNNNNNNNNNNNNNNNNNNNNNNNNNNNNNNNNNNNNNNNNNNNNNNNNNNNNNNNNNNNNNNNNNNNNNNNNNNNNNCATAAGAGAAAGTGTTCGACCTTTGCTGGGAACAGGTCTTGTGGAGCGACTGCACTATTTTCTCAAAAACACATTTCAGGTGTGAGTTCTCCCTGGTTGCACGCGTTATTTTGTCTTGTGTAATTTAGTTATTGCTCTGTAAAATGACCCATGGAAATGTGACATTTTTTTACACTTAAGACATGGCCTTTTTCATAAAAACACATCCGACAGAAACGTGTTTGCATGGGTGAAGCGATATAATGAAATCTGAGATAACAGCATTTCTTTACCCTTACGAGTACAAAGTGCTAAAAATAGTGTCATGGCGTTTCTCTACACAGTCTACAGTTTAAGTGTAAAAAGGTGGATTTAAAGGTGATTTAaagtgcgtctgtgtgtctgaATCAGTAGGCAAGGGGTCGAGCTGTAAATTAAAAGCAGATACTTGTCTTCATGTGATCTTGTGACAAGAGCCTAGCAAGCAGTTACGGCAAATCCAAAGTGTATATACCCATTCACTATGCTGTTGATAAGTGTGATTGGGTAATGTTTAATATTGTGATTATAGTGAGGGTAATGGTGATATCGcagttgatgattataatgattaaaagaaattaatgataatagcactacACAAAAATTCTGATGAGAGTGATTGTTATAATAAAAGtcgatatattaatatttttcacatTAGAATCTACTGTAATAACATATGCATCTATGGGTTTCNNNNNNNNNNNNNNNNNNNNNNNNNNNNNNNNNNNNNNNNNNNNNNNNNNNNNNNNNNNNNNNNNNNNNNNNNNNNNNNNNNNNNNNNNNNNNNNNNNNNNNNNNNNNNNNNNNNNNNNNNNNNNNNNNNNNNNNNNNNNNNNNNNNNNNNNNNNNNNNNNNNNNNNNNNNNNNNNNNNNNNNNNNNNNNNNNNNNNNNNNNNNNNNNNNNNNNNNNNNNNNNNNNNNNNTTCACCCTCACAGTGGCCAGTTTAAATACCAGCAGCTCGTCTCACAATGTANNNNNNNNNNNNNNNNNNNNNNNNNNNNNNNNNNNNNNNNNNNNNNNNNNNNNNNNNNNNNNNNNNNNNNNNNNNNNNNNNNNNNNNNNNNNNNNNNNNNNNNNNNNNNNNNNNNNNNNNNNNNNNNNNNNNNNNNNNNNNNNNNNNNNNNNNNNNNNNNNNNNNNNNNNNNNNNNNNNNNNNNNNNNNNNNNNNNNNNNNNNNNNNNNNNNNNNNNNNNNNNNNNNNNNNNNNNNNNNNNNNNNNNNNNNNNNNNNNNNNNNNNNNNNNNNNNNNNNNNNNNNNNNNNNNNNNNNNNNNNNNNNNNNNNNNNNNNNNNNNNNNNNNNNNNNNNNNNNNNNNNNNNNNNNNNNNNNNNNNNNNNNNNNNNNNNNNNNNNNNNNNNNNNNNNNNNNNNNNNNNNNNNNNNNNNNNNNNNNNNNNNNNNNNNNNNNNNNNNNNNNNNNNNNNNNNNNNNNNNNNNNNNNNNNNNNNNNNNNNNNNNNNNNNNNNNNNNNNNNNNNNNNNNNNNNNNNNNNNNNNNNNNNNNNNNNNNNNNNtgcatttttttcgttttacttttttgttaataCTAAAAAATCCTATCTATAGCNNNNNNNNNNNNNNNNNNNNNNNNNNNNNNNNNNNNNNNNNNNNNNNNNNNNNNNNNNNNNNNNNNNNNNNNNNNNNNNNNNNNNNNNNNNNNNNNNNNNNNNNNNNNNNNNNNNNNNNNNNNNNNNNNNNNNNNNNNNNNNNNNNNNNNNNNNNNNNGTATCATTAAGCCCatgaattcatatattttaaagtattccAAGATGGCGACTCGGAACAACCCNNNNNNNNNNNNNNNNNNNNNNNNNNNNNNNNNNNNNNCAANNNNNNNNNNNNNNNNNNNNNNNNNNNNNNNNNNNNNNNNNNNNNNNNNNNNNNNNNNNNNNNNNNNNNNNNNNNNNNNNNNNGATAGTGAGTTGTTCGATGACGCATATTCTTACTGCGTtaggtcatacacacacacacaatgagctGTACGATGACGCATATTCTTACTGTTTTAGGTCATTGGAAAGCATGGCATCATTATCAGTACAATTCAAGGCCCGAGTTCCCTTCCTAGAACTTGTTTACGTTANNNNNNNNNNNNNNNNNNNNNNNNNNNNNCACCGTTGTTAATAGGGATGAAATAAAATTCGGAAAAAACGTATGAGCAATCAGTAATAATCACGCAGTTACAATGATTGTAAATAAAACAGGATAAAGTGTATTATGTATTACTTTCCTCTTACCTTACCTCCAAAAATAGATTGCCAATGTGACAAATACTATTTTCGATTCCTGCATTCGAAACACGTTAATGCATGCATTTGTTTTGAATACGAGTCGACAGTGGCGAGTCACTCGTTTGTAATCTTGCTTTATTGACATATCATTATACGTTATTATACTACTAAAAGTATTGGATAGATATATAACTCGACTTAATGGATTTAGGATATATACTTTTCGATATACTGTCGAATGCATCTCCTCTGGAAAGTGAAAGTATTCGGAGTCCCCCATGGCAGGTCAGGAGGTGAGAGACACAGTTTCATCCCAGGCAGTGAGCAAGCAGTGAGTCGCTTTTCNNNNNNNNNNNNNNNNNNNNNNNNNNNNNNNNNNNNNNNNNNNNNNNNNNNNNNNNNNNNNNNNNNNNNNNNNNNNNNNNNNNNNNNNNNNNNNNNNNNNNNNNNNNNNNNNNNNNNNNNNNNNNNNNNNNNNNNNNNNNNNNNNNNNNNNNNNNNNNNNNNNNNNNNNNNNNNNNNNNNNNNNNNNNNNNNNNNNNNNNNNNNNNNNNNNNNNNNNNNNNNNNNNNNNNNNNNNNNNNNNNNNNNNNNNNNNNNNNNNNNNNNNNNNNNNNNNNNNNNNNNNNNNNNNNNNNNNNNNNNNNNNNNNNNNNNNNNNNNNNNNNNNNNNNNNNNNNNNNNNNNNNNNNNNNNNNNNNNNNNNNNNNNNNNNNNNNNNNNNNNNNNNNNNNNNNNNNNNNNNNNNNNNNNNNNNNNNNNNNNNNNNNNNNNNNNNNNNNNNNNNNNNNNNNNNNNNNNNNNNNNNNNNNNNNNNNNNNNNNNNNNNNNNNNNNNNNNNNNNNNNNNNNNNNNNNNNNNNNNNNNNNNNNNNNNNNNNNNNNNNNNNNNNNNNNNNNNNNNNNNNNNNNNNNNNNNNNNNNNNNNNNNNNNNNNNNNNNNNNNNNNNNNNNNNNNNNNNNNNNNNNNNNNNNNNNNNNNNNNNNNNNNNNNNNNNNNNNNNNNNNNNNNNNNNNNNNNNNNNNNNNNNNNNNNNNNNNNNNNNNNNNNNNNNNNNNNNNNNNNNNNNNNNNNNNNNNNNNNNNNNNNNNNNNNNNNNNNNNNNNNNNNNNNNNNNNNNNNNNNNNNNNNNNNNNNNNNNNNNNNNNNNNNNNNNNNNNNNNNNNNNNNNNNNNNNNNNNNNNNNNNNNNNNNNNNNNNNNNNNNNNNNNNNNNNNNNNNNNNNNNNNNNNNNNNNNNNNNNNNNNNNNNNNNNNNNNNNNNNNNNNNNNNNNNNNNNNNNNNNNNNNNNNNNNNNNNNNNNNNNNNNNNNNNNNNNNNNNNNNNNNNNNNNNNNNNNNNNNNNNNNNNNNNNNNNNNNNNNNNNNNNNNNNNNNNNNNNNNNNNNNNNNNNNNNNNNNNNNNNNNNNNNNNNNNNNNNNNNNNNNNNNNNNNNNNNNNNNNNNNNNNNNNNNNNNNNNNNNNNNNNNNNNNNNNNNNNNNNNNNNNNNNNNNNNNNNNNNNNNNNNNNNNNNNNNNNNNNNNNNNNNNNNNNNNNNNNNNNNNNNNNNNNNNNNNNNNNNNNNNNNNCATATGAATCGGTACATATGAATCCTTGCTGCTAGCTTTTCCACATTTCCGTTCGTATGCGCGAAGACTAGAACATCCTTCCCCTCCTAAATAATCAAATTCTGTGTCCGTCGTGTCATTCCAGGTCGCGCCACGCATGGACACGCACGCCCTCCTCGCCTTGCTTCTCGCCGTCCTGGGCCGCGACGCCTTCGGAAGGTCACCCGAAGGAGCGCTGGGTCGAGAGAACATTCGGGAAGAGGCGAAAGGAGTTGGAGAATTGACATCTCCGGTCAGTGTTTTGACCCCGTGGGAGCACAGGTCACTCTCGCCGGAGCGGAAGAAGAGGTCACTGGGAAGACAAGACCGGAATTATGGTGGGCAGTATTCTGTTGACAATATCGCTCTGTAAATGACGATAGCAATAGAAATGACGATAGCATTAGCAGTTATcccaacagtgataataatagatcagcaaataataaacgaaaaacagataaaattcaGAAAACAGTCTAAGTCGAAAGTAGACGAACAGATGTTCCAATGCAGATCTACTTCCTCAAAATCTATAAATCAAATGCAATAAAACAGCATAGAAATACCCTTTGTTTTCTCTTATAAgtgattgtttattattagtttgACATCTCGGTCATGTAAAAAACAGAATTCAGTAGTTCGTATTTTCAACAACGTCCGTATTTCACAAACGAAAAGTCTTATGACTCATGCTCAAGTCACTGAGGTCACTTGAGATGTTTATATCTGTAAAAGCAGGTTAGTCCAAATTAAGGCTCTGCTTGCTGTTACTTGCAACTCtaacatatgtctgtctgtctgccccccccccctctctcgtcatGTTTNNNNNNNNNNNNNNNNNNNNNNNNNNNNNNNNNNNNNNNNNNNNNNNNNNNNNNNNNNCACATACTTGtctacactttctctctttctcacacacaNNNNNNNNNNNNNNNNNNNNNNNNNNNNNNNNNNNNNNNNNNNNNNNNNNNNNNNNNNNNNNNNNNNNNNNNNNGGTCTCGTCACACAACTCTTCAGAGTATGACCTGCAGGAACAAGGGCCATCGATCGCTGAACCAGCAGAGGACATCATCAGCCTCGATATCTCTCCTAAACCCCCTTTANNNNNNNNNNNNNNNNNNNNNNNNNNNNNNNNNNNNNNNNNNNNNNNNNNNCCACCTGTCATAGGTTCTCCAGTGACTACATACTCCTCTGTCATCCGACTCCTACCGGTCTTTAAGTCTTCTGTGATCGTACGCGCCCCGGAAAACACGGGCCAAGGTCTTGTAGCGGATGGCGTGTATTTGCCCCCGACCAGGCGTCGCGTCTTACCCAAAGGTTTACGATTCGCTCCTAACATTGTGAACCAACCGTTCCTGCCCTGTCCTGGGGAATGCGAGATGCGCAACACTAATGGAGATTGTGATATTGATGCTACATGTCTTTTCGCATGAAAGCCATGTGTTTTTAGTGAATAATACTGATTGAAGTCATCATTCACAGCGttttattcctcccttcattctctctgttctgcaaaggagaagaaaataggtATTAAGATAAAATAGTCACAGAACAAAGAATTGCTTCAAATAagtggttttatttgtttatttattattatcattttgtaaaaatatatataatttagatgcCTTACTGCATGATATACTTCTCTCCACTCCACATTttctaataaaattatatcatccACGGACTCAGTACATAAACCAATTGTTAATTCATTTATAACTATACCATTCacgtatttgcaataataattatacattaacaCTAATTTCAACATTTCCNNNNNNNNNNNNNNNNNNNNNNNNNNNNNNNNNNNNNNNNNNNNNNNNNNNNNNNNNNNNNNNNNNNNNNNNNNNNNNNNNNNNNNNNNNNNNNNNNNNNNNNNNNNNNNNNNNNNNNNNNNNNNNNNNNNNNNNNNNNNNNNNNNNNNNNNNNNNNNNNNNNNNNNNNNNNNNNNNNNNNNNNNNNNNNNNNNNNNNNNNNNNNNNNNNNNNNNNNNNNNNNNNNNNNNNNNNNNNNNNNNNNNNNNNNNNNNNNNNNNNNNNNNNNNNNNNNNNNNNNNNNNNNNNNNNNNNNNNNNNNNNNNNNNNNNNNNNNNNNNNNNNNNNNNNNNNNNNNNNNNNNNNNNNNNNNNNNNNNNNNNNNNNNNNNNNNNNNNNNNNNNNNNNNNNNNNNNNNNNNNNNNNNNNNNNNNNNNNNNNNNNNNNNNNNNNNNNNNNNNNNNNNNNNNNNNNNNNNNNNNNNNNNNNNNNCCCTGTATTGTGTCAGGGAGCTCATGAATAATTACTATGCAACATAATCATTTATCCAGAtgatgtatatcatgtatatctNNNNNNNNNNNNNNNNNNNNNNNNNNNNNNNNNNNNNNNNNNNNNNNNNNNNNNNNNNNNNNNNNNNNNNNNNNNNNNNNNNNNNNNNNNNNNNNNNNNNNNNNNNNNNNNNNNNNNNNNNNNNNNNNNNNNNNNNNNNNNNNNNNNNNNNNNNNNNNNNNNNNNNNNNNNNNNNNNNNNNNNNNNNNNNNNNNNNNGTGGCGCACAATAGGATGNNNNNNNNNNNNNNNNNNNNNNNNNNNNNNNNNNNNNNNNNNNNNNNNNNNNNNNNNNNNNNNNNNNNNNNNNTCTTAAAACAGNNNNNNNNNNNNNNNNNNNNNNNNNNNNNNNNNNNNNNNNNNNNNNNNNNNNNNNNNNNNNNNNNNNNNNNNNNNNNNNNNNNNNNNNNNNNNNNNNNNNNNNNNNNNNNNNNNNNNNNNNNNNNNNNNNNNNNNNNNNNNNNNNNNNNNNNNNNNNNNNNNNNNNNNNNNNNNNNNNNNNNNNNNNNNNNNNNNNNNNNNNNNNNNNNNNNNNNNNNNNNNNNNNNNNNNNNNNNNNNNNNNNNNNNNNNNNNNNNNNNNNNNNNNNNNNNNNNNNNNNNNNNNNNNNNNNNNNNNNNNNNNNNNNNNNNNNNNNNNNNNNNNNNNNNNTCACTCGTTCAAAAAAGGATAAACCGTCGACGCAACCTTTCCGATCCTACCTTGGCCCGAACCTTGCAGTTTCCTTCCCCAGCGCAGAAAAGGGCTGTGAAGGAAATGTCTTTGAGGGAGACCGAAGGAACTACGATGGAAGCCGTAGGACTGTGTGAGAATCCTGTTTGTANNNNNNNNNNNNNNNNNNNNNNNNNNNNNNNNNNNNNNNNNNNNNNNNNNNNNNNNNNNNNNNNNNNNNNNNNNNNNNNNNNNNNNNNNNNNNNNNNNNNNNNNNNNNNNNNNNNNNNNNNNNNNNNNNNNNNNNNNNNNNNNNNNNNNNNNNNNNNNNNNNNNNNNNNNNNNNNNNNNNNNNNNNNNNNNNCATGCGTGCGTGTNNNNNNNNNNNNNNNNNNNNNNNNNNNNNNNNNNNNNNNNNNN
Encoded proteins:
- the LOC119590976 gene encoding uncharacterized protein LOC119590976 (The sequence of the model RefSeq protein was modified relative to this genomic sequence to represent the inferred CDS: added 51 bases not found in genome assembly); translated protein: MAGQEVAPRMDTHALLALLLAVLGRDAFGRSPEGALGRENIREEAKGVGELTSPVSVLTPWEHRSLSPERKKRSLGRQDRNYEYDLQEQGPSIAEPAEDIISLDISPKPPLPAPAPAPAPVPPLIPAPPPVIGSPVTTYSSVIRLLPVFKSSVIVRAPENTGQGLVADGVYLPPTRRRVLPKGLRFAPNIVNQPFLPCPGECEMRNTNGDCDIDATCLFA